In Candidatus Binatia bacterium, the sequence ACGAGGAGTTCGCCCGTCTCGGCAATCGCGCCGCGGCCGTCGTCGAGTCGACGCAACGGATTGGTCTGGTGATGATGGCGGCGGGAGCCACGGCGGGTTGCGGTTTTGCCGCGCTGTCCGTTCTCGGCATCCCGACGCTGACACAGTTTGGGTTGGGCGTTGCCAGTGGCATCTTCGCCGCGGTGGTTCTCGAGATGACCTTCATGCTTGCCCTGCGTGTGGTGTGGCCCACCGGCCGCGCCACGGGCGGGGAAGGACCGCTCCCACGCTGGCTGGGGTACGCCCTTGCGCCGCTCGAAGCGGCGGTCCGGTTGCGGCCGGGCTGGACAGTGGCGGCCTTCGTGGCGATCGCAGTGGTTGCAGCTGCGGGATACCCACGGCTGAAGACCGAGGTTCACCCGGCGACCTACTGGTCCGACCGGATTCCGGCCGGCCGGGATCTGCGGGTGTTTGAAAAGCATTTCCCCAGCACCACGACCCTCACCATTCTGCTCGAGGGCGATCCCGGAGCGATGAAGACACCGGCAGCGATCGAGCTGATGAGCGGGTTGCAGCAAGCGATGGCGAAAGATCCTGGGGTGGGGCGAACCTCCTCTCTCGCCGACATCATTCGGCGCACCTACGAGGTGTTTGCGCCCGAGGACGCCGTAAACGGCTTGCCGGCGGACGCAGCGTTGATCGGGCAGCTCTTCTTTCTCGCCGATTCGCCGGGGTTTGAACGCTTCGTGGATCGGTCGTACAGCCGCGCCGTGGTGCTCGGGTTTCTCAACCGCGAGGACTCCGACCTGACGCGCAGCGTCATCGGACGGCTGACGGATTACCTCCAACAGCATCCCCCCCGGGACATTCGGGTCTCGCTGGCCGGCGGCGTCGGCCCGACCTTGCTGGCGCTCAACGACCACACCGTGAGGGGGAAGATCTTGAACATCGCCGTCGTGCTGGCGGTCATCTTCGTTATCGCCAGCATCCTGCTGCGCACGCCGCTCGGTGGAGCGTTGGTGACGGCACCGCTGGTGATGGCGCTCATTGTCAATCTCGGCTTCTTGTCCTGGTTCGGTGTGGCCTTCGACGTGGGTGGCGCGACCATCGTCGCCATCGGCGTCGGCATTGGGGCGGACTATGCTATCTACTGCTTGTACCGGCTGCGTGAGGAGTTTCGCCGGACCGGCAACATCGACTTGGCGCTGCGCGCGACGCTGGAGACGACGGGGCGCGCCGTGGCCTTCGTCGCCTTGTCCATCAGTGCTGGCTTCAGTGTCTATCTGATATCGGACTTCTACTCTTTTCGGCTGCTCGGTTCGTTCATCCCGCTGACCATGATGACCAGCTGCCTCACCGCCCTGACCCTGCCGCCCGCCTTGGTGGTGCTACTCCGCCCCCGGTTCATCTTCGGTGGTCAGAGCGGGCGGGCACGGACGTCCGCCCACTGCGGTGAGGAAGCCGAGGCTCCCTCCTCCTGACTGCCGCACCGGGCGTAGCGCTCAACCGGCGGCCTCGGCGGGAACCGACGGCACGAGACTGGACGGGGGGATGAGCTCCCGCTTGCCGTCCGGCGGAGCCCAGTACATTTGGAACAGTCGATACTGGCCCTGGGCAGGTGGGACAGTCGATACTTCCCCCGGGCAGGCCCAGTGCGCTTCCAGCTTATGGATGCCAGCGGTCAGCGTCCGCTCTGCGTAGGACACACGTTCCGCAGGGTTAGTGACGCTAGGCCCAGATGCTGCACCAACCAGCCCCACGTCATCGAGCCGCACTGAGTAGGTCCCGATGCCACGCGCGTCAAATTTGTAGGTGCCTGGGGTCCCGATGAGCAACGCACCTGTCCATGCAGCCGCAAAAGGCATGCGCACCATGGGTTCGTTCCCTGGCTGGGACATGGGATAGTCGGCGAACGCGTTCAATTGCGGATCGATCGCCCGTAACGCGGGCTGACCAGCCTCTTCATAGACAGCCGTGAGCCCTTCCTGCACAGGGTTCGGGTTCAGGTCCCAGGCGAACACAACACGTGTCAGACCAGGGCTCTTGATCGCCATCGACAACGCGCGCTCCCCGGTCGCGGGCTCGGTGATTGTAATCGGCTGCCAACCACGCGGCAGGCTGAGCGCCACATCCGCCGGCGTCGCGGCGTTTGCCCGCACGACGAATTCGCCGGCCACACGAATCTCGGTTGGCGTGTCGGCCCGCACGGTCAGCGTGACGGGGCGGTCGGTGGGCCAGTAGATGCGTCCCTGCCAGTGTAGGCGCGTACCAGTGTTCGGAATGTCCAGATGACCGGCGAAGGGATCGCCCGTCATCTGGACGGCCACAGCGTTCGCACCATCATACACAGTCAGGTGCAGGCCGGTCTGAGCCGCGACGTCCTCTGGCTTCAATCGCAGCTCGCGAAACCGCAGCCGATTCTCCGGCGTGAAAATATCATCGGTGACCTCAGTGTGCGGGTAGAGCGTGCGTAGGTGTCTGGTCAGCGTCACCTGCGTGGGTCCGAGTATCAGGGCGAGTGGGAAGGTCACCGGCTGGTGCAGCGGCAGGAAATGTGCAGGGTCTGGCACGTCCTGGAGCCGTCGGTCGGGATAGTTGAAGCGGAACAGATCATAGAAGAAGGTCATGGAGCTGTCCCTGCCCAGCAAGAACGCGGTGCTCCCCGGCGGTAGCCGCTCGATGCGACGCGCAAGCGCCGACTCAGTGTCCAGGAACGGCGCATTCGCAAAGGCGACGAAATAGGTCTGCCAGTTGACCCATCCCGCGCTCGCGACGAGCACCGCCACGAGAACGGCCGCGATGGCGGTCCGCGCTCGGCTCCCCGCTCCGGCGCGCAGCAGCTTATCAAGCGGGAGCGCGGCCAGCAGCGCCATGGCCGGCAGGATGCCCACCAGCCGCACGATCGCTGGCGCATCGATGGTGGCGACGCCCCCGGCCACAGCGGTAGCGAACCACCAGTACAAGACGAAACTTTCTCGCACCCGCCGCCACCAAGGGATCGACATCGCTATGCCGATCACGAACAAGGTGGCGGTGACGTCGTCGAGCATCCCGCCGCCACGGTAGCCCAGCTCGCGATACGTTCCATCGGGCAATACGCCGAAGCCGAGCCACGTCAGCCAGATCTGCCGCCAGAGTATTGTCGCCGCCGCGCCAGCGCCGCTGGCGCGCCACGCGTCGAGCACCTGACCCATCGTCTGGCGGTTGCGCGCGATGATCGTCCACTGCTCCCAGGTGGCTCCGAAGGTGAAGTGATCCGTTATGTAGTGCAACCACGGATACGCCACGGCGAGGAATCCTGCCGCGGTGATGACCGCACCCCGCCAGTGGGCACCCAGTGACCGCGGGGCGAGCACGACGCTCAAGCCCAGCCAACCGAGCCACAGGAGCGGCACCAGGTCTCCCGCGTTGTAGGTCAATACGCACAGACCGAGCCCGACGCCTGCTCACCAGTAACTGGCTGCGCGGCCCGTGTTGACACCGCGCCACCACCAGAAGAACGCGAAGGTCTCGTAGAACATCAGCTGAGCGTGACAGATACCGAGACGGCTGAAGTCGATCGCCGTTCTGCACATCGCGAACAGGAGCGTAGCAAGCACGGCCATGCGTGGGGTGAACAACTCGCGAGCCAGGAGGTAGGTCGCGCCGATCGCCAGTGTCCCCATCAGAGCTGAGGACATGCGCAAGCTGGTCGTGGTCAGGCCGAAGAACGGGCCGAACAGCCCTTGCAGCGAAATGCCGACCCAGGGCCAGCCGTTCCATCCCATGGTGAAGAAGTTGGGGATCCCCGACTGGTAGGTACGCACTAGTGACCACCCCACCCGCGCCTCGTCTGCGAAATAGAAGCGCGGGATGGAATCCAGCCAGATCACCCGTGCAGTGGCGCCGAGCAAGACCATGGCGAGGACAGCTGCCACCTCCCGCCGGGACCACGGTGGCGTGGCCCGACCCGGAGGCGAGACCACCCAGCCGCGCAGGGCTACCCCGCCAAGCAGAAATCCCATCATCCACAGGACAAGGGAGACGACCGGCATTTGGTTCCCCGAAGAGAGGAACGTCGAGGCGGCAACCGCACACGCCGCAGCCGTGCCCCACCATAGACGCCGGACCCTCCACGTCACCTGGCCCGGGGGGATCCCAAGCGCATCGGGATTCGACGGCAGACCCCAGCCGGCGAGGGAGGCAACGACCGCTGCGCTGATGAGCAACACCCAGCCAGTGAGGGCATCCGGGTTCTGGTGGACGCGCAACTGCGCCACCAGTGCTACGGTAACCGCCGACACGATCAGGCCCTGTTGCAAGAAAGAGGGACGTGTAGGGACCATACGCAGCGCGAGTGCGGGTATCATAACTAGTTTGTGATTGCACGGTCGTCGACCCCGTCACACACGGCCGCCCTGACCCTGCCGCCCGCCTTGGTGGTGCTACTCCGCCCCCGGTTCATCTTCGGTGGTCAGAGCGGGCGGGCACGGACGTCCGCCCACTGCGGTGAGGAAGCCGAGGCTCCCTCCTCCTGACTGCCGCACCGGGCGCGGCTCTCAACCGATGCGCTCCCGGATCTGGCGGTCCATGTCTTCCTGGAACTTCTCGAAGTCCGCGTCCGCGAGCAGAGTGTACAGGGTGTCGATGGGAAGGCGCTTGGTGAGCGCCGAGCTGAGATCGGGGAGCTTATTCTTGCGTAGCTCCTGCCACTCGGTTGCCGTCGGCGCGTAGAACAGATCGCCGAATCCCGCCTGGTCGAAACGCTTGTAGAGCTGATCGCCGTCGCGCAGATTCTGGTACTCCTTGGTTGACCGCAGCTCGGTCATGAATTGAACCAGTTCGGGCTCGACGTGATAAAGCCGTGCGATGCGCTCTTTACCGACTGTGCGCAGCACGTCATCCGCAATCCCCAAATTATCCTCGTATGAGGTTTCCAGCTGGCTTCGAACCTCGGCGGCCGGGATCTCTTTTTGAGTCATGTAGCCCCGAATGGCGTCGCACGGTGCGGTGAAGGCGTCGCATCCCGCTACGCGGACGAAGGTCTGCCAGTCACGGATGCTCGCGACGATGAGCAGGGTTTTGATGCCCGCCTCGCGCCGCAGGCGCCGGAGGGCGCGCTGCGCTTCGAGGTCCACGTGCTCGCCAAGTGACGAGGCCTTGAGCCCTTGGTTGATGCGCCCCATGAAGATGTTGGTGAGCGTGACGTCGGCGAGGAGCCCGGCAGCGACTGCCTGGCGCGCGGAGAAGGTCGAGGTGAAGTTGACCGGGATGCCTTCGCGTTCGAGATCCCGCGCGATCAGAAAACAGTGCGGTGTCTGCGGCGTGAACGGTACCTTGACGACGCCGGACGGCACCATGCGGCGCAGGTAGCGGCCGACGCGCTTGGCGGCCTCCGCATTGCGACTCAGGTTCATGTGCAGCTGCAGGCTCACCTGCCAGCTGCGTCCGGCGCCGAAGGCCCGTGTCATGTCGTTGCCGATGCGGCCGCAGATGACGGCGTAGATCAACGGGATGAGCTCGTCATCCGTGAGGCCGGGCTGGAGCGAACGTAAGCGGCGTGCCCAGGCCGCGGCATCGCCTGCGTCGAGATAACGCGCCATGACCTTGTGCACCAAGGGCTGATTGGCGGTGTTGCCGTCGACCTCGCTGAAGATCGCGCCGCCATCGGTGGAAACCAGCGCGTCCGCCTCCTTTGTGTCCGCGGTGTCGGCGTAGATGTGGACCGTCCCGGCCTTGCCCACCGCGGCCAGCAACGGAGATGACGACAGCTTGCGCCGGCCGCTTTCCCCCGGCGGCTGGCCGAATGAGATTACGGCCGCGTCAAGAGTGCTCGCC encodes:
- a CDS encoding MMPL family transporter: DEAAIAALRDRYRQEPLFKGTVVSDDEHAALVIVDFYDGPTASEITATVRRAVAKHPSPEIDVAITGAPVFQDAERLLVSRQSYYFVGTIAAILLVLWLAFGQVQGVVLPSATALLSTALALGFMGFAGIPMNAWTATVPVVVVTVAAGHSAQMLKRYYEEFARLGNRAAAVVESTQRIGLVMMAAGATAGCGFAALSVLGIPTLTQFGLGVASGIFAAVVLEMTFMLALRVVWPTGRATGGEGPLPRWLGYALAPLEAAVRLRPGWTVAAFVAIAVVAAAGYPRLKTEVHPATYWSDRIPAGRDLRVFEKHFPSTTTLTILLEGDPGAMKTPAAIELMSGLQQAMAKDPGVGRTSSLADIIRRTYEVFAPEDAVNGLPADAALIGQLFFLADSPGFERFVDRSYSRAVVLGFLNREDSDLTRSVIGRLTDYLQQHPPRDIRVSLAGGVGPTLLALNDHTVRGKILNIAVVLAVIFVIASILLRTPLGGALVTAPLVMALIVNLGFLSWFGVAFDVGGATIVAIGVGIGADYAIYCLYRLREEFRRTGNIDLALRATLETTGRAVAFVALSISAGFSVYLISDFYSFRLLGSFIPLTMMTSCLTALTLPPALVVLLRPRFIFGGQSGRARTSAHCGEEAEAPSS
- a CDS encoding glycosyltransferase family 39 protein, which encodes MSAVTVALVAQLRVHQNPDALTGWVLLISAAVVASLAGWGLPSNPDALGIPPGQVTWRVRRLWWGTAAACAVAASTFLSSGNQMPVVSLVLWMMGFLLGGVALRGWVVSPPGRATPPWSRREVAAVLAMVLLGATARVIWLDSIPRFYFADEARVGWSLVRTYQSGIPNFFTMGWNGWPWVGISLQGLFGPFFGLTTTSLRMSSALMGTLAIGATYLLARELFTPRMAVLATLLFAMCRTAIDFSRLGICHAQLMFYETFAFFWWWRGVNTGRAASYW
- a CDS encoding transaldolase family protein, which codes for MDGQGQSSASTLDAAVISFGQPPGESGRRKLSSSPLLAAVGKAGTVHIYADTADTKEADALVSTDGGAIFSEVDGNTANQPLVHKVMARYLDAGDAAAWARRLRSLQPGLTDDELIPLIYAVICGRIGNDMTRAFGAGRSWQVSLQLHMNLSRNAEAAKRVGRYLRRMVPSGVVKVPFTPQTPHCFLIARDLEREGIPVNFTSTFSARQAVAAGLLADVTLTNIFMGRINQGLKASSLGEHVDLEAQRALRRLRREAGIKTLLIVASIRDWQTFVRVAGCDAFTAPCDAIRGYMTQKEIPAAEVRSQLETSYEDNLGIADDVLRTVGKERIARLYHVEPELVQFMTELRSTKEYQNLRDGDQLYKRFDQAGFGDLFYAPTATEWQELRKNKLPDLSSALTKRLPIDTLYTLLADADFEKFQEDMDRQIRERIG